In Nitrospira sp., one DNA window encodes the following:
- a CDS encoding HigA family addiction module antitoxin, with translation MARKGMKIGMTPSHPGGFIKTEILDELGLSVTKAAEILGVRRATFSDLVHEKAALCPEMALRLEKAFHLNMEMLLQMQAWYDGTEMRKQAKKIKILPYVSA, from the coding sequence ATGGCACGAAAAGGCATGAAAATAGGCATGACACCTTCCCATCCGGGAGGCTTCATCAAGACGGAAATCCTCGACGAGCTAGGGTTAAGCGTCACCAAGGCCGCTGAAATTTTGGGCGTGCGCCGTGCGACGTTCTCGGATCTTGTGCATGAAAAAGCGGCGCTCTGCCCTGAAATGGCGTTGCGATTGGAAAAAGCGTTTCATCTGAATATGGAGATGTTGCTTCAGATGCAGGCCTGGTATGACGGCACGGAGATGCGCAAACAGGCGAAGAAGATCAAGATTTTGCCGTATGTATCGGCGTGA
- a CDS encoding DUF72 domain-containing protein, whose product MPLSPLIRFGTSTWTYEGWQGQVYLKKYAKTTFARECLGEYCQYLHNGEPCFRTVGNDSTFYRPPTPNQLRHYLNQIPEDFEMCFKVWEELTIQQFARQARYGVKAGQPNPRFLDAKLFNDLVLTPYREAKFEPHAGPFLLEFQRHGMSSEEFCSRLDKFFSQLPKDFMYAVEIRNAGLVGVEYRQVLERHGVAHVYNHWSYMPSLSEQHQRMESFTAPFTVLRLLTPLKMSYEAAKKRAEPYTKIVGELPEMRKDTVDLVRKAMEDKRRSYVIVNNRSEGNAPLTIQALMTVLRAS is encoded by the coding sequence ATGCCGCTCTCACCGCTCATTCGGTTCGGGACGTCCACCTGGACGTATGAAGGCTGGCAAGGCCAGGTTTACCTGAAGAAGTATGCCAAGACGACCTTTGCGCGAGAATGTTTAGGCGAATACTGCCAGTACCTCCACAACGGTGAACCTTGCTTTCGCACGGTCGGGAATGACTCCACCTTCTATCGGCCACCGACCCCGAATCAGCTTCGGCACTATTTGAATCAGATCCCGGAAGACTTCGAGATGTGCTTCAAGGTCTGGGAAGAACTTACTATCCAGCAATTTGCGCGGCAGGCCCGCTATGGCGTGAAGGCCGGACAACCGAATCCTCGATTTCTTGATGCGAAGCTATTTAATGATCTCGTGCTCACACCCTATCGCGAGGCAAAGTTTGAACCGCACGCGGGCCCCTTTCTGTTAGAGTTCCAACGTCACGGTATGTCGAGCGAGGAGTTCTGTTCGCGTCTCGATAAATTCTTCAGTCAACTGCCGAAAGACTTCATGTACGCGGTCGAAATTCGGAACGCCGGTCTCGTGGGCGTTGAGTATCGGCAGGTATTGGAGCGCCATGGGGTGGCCCACGTCTATAATCACTGGTCCTACATGCCGTCCTTGAGTGAACAACATCAGCGCATGGAGTCCTTCACCGCACCCTTTACGGTTCTGCGCCTGCTCACCCCATTAAAAATGTCATATGAAGCGGCCAAGAAGCGGGCCGAGCCCTACACCAAAATTGTCGGAGAACTTCCCGAAATGCGGAAGGACACCGTTGATCTGGTCAGGAAGGCGATGGAAGACAAGCGGCGTTCCTATGTGATCGTGAATAACCGGTCGGAAGGTAATGCGCCGTTGACGATTCAGGCATTGATGACAGTCTTGCGGGCCAGCTAG
- a CDS encoding DNA polymerase III subunit alpha — translation MAFVHLHTHSCYSPMWGIPTVEALCQAAQSQGQDYLALTDTNGLYGAIRFLEVAREHGLKPILGAELVCGRHRAVLLAKTSNGYANLCRILSARHCDASFDFIETVAQHRAGLMILSDDPIALPVWQAESEEDLYVELTPGPALSDSVALSHRLRLPPVATTRAAFLHPTDYQAHRLLRAIAENTTLSRLKANHCALPSHWLMPEPVLARHLPHIPEAITNQRQIAESCYTEWDFKQTIFPSFRQLSSDAAFETLHHKAYEGAIWRYGALSPVVRQRIEKELAVIREKGYADYFLVVDEIVRQAPRTCGRGSAAASIVSYCLGITHVDPIKHHLFFERFLNPGRHDPPDIDIDFPWDERPKILDWVFTHYGHQHTAMVANQNTLASRAALREIAKVYGLPAGEIGKALNFLQRRADFVEVQPGMTVQDWARDVCQALNLRNPWPEILYWSTKLDGHFRNLGLHPGGVVLVPDEIRRYVPVEISASNLPVIQWEKDQTEEAGLVKIDLLGNRSLAVIRDAIAAAARNTGRVIDYATWDPLSDPATNELIRRGDTMGCFYVESPATRLLLKKLWVGMPPARRAMADVFEYLVVVSSIIRPAANVFADEFVRRAHGQRYQSLHPLLDEVLAETHGIMVYQEDVMKVAVTLGGFSVEDGDQLRKVLSKKHKARQLRDYQRQFYQGATARGVEGRVIDAIWVMIMSFAGYSFCKPHSASYAQVSFKSAYLRAHYPAEFIAAVVSNQGGYYSAFAYLSEGRRMGLTILPPDINASTWAYTGSGKTVRVGFMQIKDLQEDLAKQIIGEREADGSYRSLSDFLSRVKLDYPQAKLLIKAGCFDSIAGELTRPALLWRVFAAQATKPPSSIPIPTEYSAQKNLQHELALFGFPLQCHPLDLFTEALAATPHMFAKDLDQYVGKEVTLIGWLLTEKIVSTKKGEPMEFMTLEDQNAMYDATVFPTTYQRYCHLLATNQAYVVTGSVEEHFATVTVTVKTLQLLTTGGIPAPSEPLEELSV, via the coding sequence GTGGCCTTTGTCCACCTGCATACGCATTCATGTTATTCGCCGATGTGGGGTATACCGACAGTGGAGGCCCTCTGTCAGGCCGCTCAATCACAGGGACAGGACTATCTCGCGCTCACTGATACCAATGGACTCTATGGAGCAATTCGCTTTCTAGAGGTCGCACGTGAGCATGGACTGAAGCCGATCTTGGGAGCCGAGCTGGTTTGCGGTCGGCACCGGGCCGTGCTGCTTGCGAAGACCTCCAATGGGTACGCCAATCTCTGCCGAATTCTGTCCGCCCGCCACTGTGATGCGTCCTTTGATTTCATCGAAACCGTAGCGCAGCATCGAGCGGGACTAATGATCCTGTCTGATGATCCAATTGCCCTGCCGGTGTGGCAGGCGGAGTCGGAAGAGGATCTCTACGTCGAGCTTACGCCTGGTCCAGCCTTATCAGACTCGGTCGCATTGAGCCATCGGCTCAGACTCCCGCCGGTGGCCACAACCCGCGCCGCGTTCCTGCATCCCACGGACTATCAGGCCCATCGGCTGCTACGCGCGATCGCCGAGAACACCACCCTCTCGCGACTCAAGGCCAATCACTGTGCACTCCCCTCTCACTGGCTCATGCCGGAACCGGTGCTCGCGCGCCATCTGCCTCATATTCCAGAGGCCATCACCAACCAGCGGCAGATTGCCGAATCGTGCTACACGGAGTGGGACTTCAAACAAACCATCTTTCCCTCTTTCCGTCAGCTCTCCTCAGACGCCGCCTTTGAAACCCTGCACCACAAAGCCTACGAAGGCGCCATCTGGCGCTATGGTGCCTTGTCTCCCGTGGTCCGCCAACGGATCGAAAAGGAACTCGCGGTGATCCGGGAGAAGGGCTATGCCGATTACTTTCTCGTGGTGGATGAGATCGTGCGGCAAGCGCCACGGACCTGTGGTCGAGGGTCAGCCGCGGCGTCAATCGTCTCCTACTGTCTCGGCATCACCCATGTGGATCCGATCAAGCACCATCTCTTCTTTGAACGGTTTCTCAATCCCGGTCGCCACGATCCGCCGGACATCGACATTGATTTCCCGTGGGATGAGCGACCGAAGATTCTCGACTGGGTGTTCACGCACTATGGACACCAACACACAGCCATGGTCGCCAATCAGAACACGCTTGCCTCTCGTGCCGCCTTGCGGGAGATCGCCAAGGTCTATGGCCTGCCTGCCGGAGAGATCGGCAAGGCGCTGAACTTTCTCCAGCGACGAGCCGACTTCGTCGAGGTGCAACCCGGCATGACGGTGCAAGACTGGGCGCGGGACGTCTGCCAGGCCTTGAACCTCAGAAACCCTTGGCCGGAGATTCTCTATTGGTCCACGAAATTGGACGGCCACTTCAGAAATCTTGGTCTCCATCCTGGCGGGGTTGTGTTGGTTCCAGATGAGATCCGACGCTATGTGCCGGTCGAGATCTCCGCCTCCAACTTACCGGTGATTCAATGGGAGAAGGATCAGACAGAAGAGGCTGGGCTGGTCAAGATCGACCTCTTAGGCAATCGCTCGCTCGCCGTCATCCGTGACGCCATCGCAGCCGCCGCGCGTAATACCGGACGTGTCATTGATTATGCAACCTGGGACCCGCTCAGTGATCCAGCCACGAACGAGTTGATTCGACGAGGAGACACCATGGGCTGTTTCTATGTCGAGTCTCCCGCGACGCGGCTCTTGCTCAAGAAGCTCTGGGTTGGGATGCCGCCGGCGCGACGTGCCATGGCCGATGTCTTTGAGTATCTCGTGGTCGTGTCGTCGATCATCCGTCCCGCTGCGAATGTGTTCGCCGATGAATTCGTGCGTCGAGCCCATGGCCAGCGCTATCAGTCGCTTCATCCGCTGCTCGATGAGGTCCTCGCTGAGACGCACGGCATCATGGTGTATCAGGAAGATGTGATGAAGGTGGCGGTCACCTTGGGTGGATTCTCGGTTGAAGACGGCGATCAGCTGCGGAAGGTGTTGAGCAAGAAGCACAAGGCACGGCAACTGCGAGACTATCAACGCCAGTTCTATCAGGGAGCCACAGCTCGTGGTGTGGAAGGTCGCGTGATCGATGCGATCTGGGTCATGATCATGAGCTTTGCGGGCTATAGCTTCTGTAAGCCGCATAGTGCGAGCTATGCGCAAGTGAGCTTCAAGTCCGCCTATCTCCGAGCGCACTATCCAGCAGAGTTCATCGCCGCAGTCGTGAGTAATCAAGGCGGGTACTATTCGGCCTTCGCCTATCTGTCTGAAGGGAGACGCATGGGACTGACCATCCTTCCGCCTGACATCAACGCCAGTACCTGGGCCTACACGGGATCTGGCAAGACGGTTCGTGTCGGGTTCATGCAGATCAAAGATCTTCAGGAAGACCTCGCCAAGCAGATCATTGGGGAACGAGAAGCGGATGGTTCGTACCGATCGCTGTCAGATTTCTTGAGTCGCGTGAAGCTGGACTATCCCCAAGCCAAATTGTTGATCAAAGCCGGATGCTTTGATTCGATTGCCGGTGAACTCACCAGACCGGCCCTCCTCTGGCGCGTGTTTGCCGCGCAGGCGACGAAACCACCGAGCTCCATCCCGATTCCCACGGAATATTCAGCCCAGAAGAATCTACAGCATGAGCTCGCCCTCTTCGGCTTTCCACTCCAATGCCATCCGCTCGATCTGTTCACGGAGGCATTGGCTGCGACTCCTCACATGTTCGCCAAGGACTTAGATCAGTATGTGGGAAAGGAAGTCACTCTAATCGGTTGGCTCCTGACGGAGAAGATCGTCTCTACCAAGAAAGGTGAGCCGATGGAGTTCATGACCTTAGAGGATCAAAACGCGATGTATGATGCCACCGTGTTTCCAACTACCTATCAGCGCTACTGTCATCTCCTAGCGACAAACCAAGCCTATGTGGTGACGGGCTCGGTCGAAGAGCATTTTGCGACCGTCACGGTCACCGTGAAAACACTACAACTCCTCACCACCGGTGGAATCCCGGCACCGAGTGAGCCTCTTGAGGAGTTAAGCGTGTAG
- a CDS encoding type II toxin-antitoxin system RelE/ParE family toxin, with protein MIIRSVRHRGLRRLIEDDQTRGLRPDLVNRVRNILTALIVAEDMKMLREGAPPGWRVHQLSGDRKGTWSISTSGNWRITFEEENGYLDFLDLEDYH; from the coding sequence ATGATTATCCGATCCGTGCGCCACCGGGGCCTCAGACGCCTCATAGAGGACGATCAAACCAGGGGACTGCGGCCCGACCTGGTGAACCGGGTTCGCAATATCCTGACGGCCCTAATTGTGGCTGAGGATATGAAGATGCTCCGGGAAGGAGCGCCACCGGGCTGGCGTGTGCACCAGCTCTCAGGCGACCGCAAAGGCACCTGGAGCATCTCGACCTCGGGCAACTGGCGGATCACATTTGAAGAGGAGAATGGGTATTTGGATTTCTTGGATTTGGAGGACTATCACTAA